A segment of the Frankineae bacterium MT45 genome:
CCAAGGGCCGTCGCCGCGGCTCAGAACAACTGCACCGCGCGCACAGCTGGCGGCGAGTACGTGCAGTACCGCGCCAGCGACGGTGACCCGTTCCGTGCGGGTGCCGGATGGCGAGCGCTCGGCGGCGAGGAGTCGAGCCTGCACGCTGGTGTACACCGAAGTAACATCAAGGTCCGGTCCGTCGGCAAATATTTCACCGTACCCGCGCATTTTCAACATGCCAGCGGAGGCGCCCGAGGCGATGACCAGCGAATCGATGAAATCAGCCGCCGCGCGTGCGACCGCCGGCGTCAGCTCCTTCGGAGCCTTCGTCACGCTGCAACTCGCAGGCACCGGGGGCAACCTTTCGACGGGGCAGTCAGGTGGCAATTCAGCAATTCGGTGGGACGGTCGAACGAGAGTTGCGAATTCAACTAAAACTCGCCGCAAGGCAGCAATTACCCTCGGTCGAATTATGCACTACATGAATTGCGAAAGCGCCTAGCTCGGAAGCAATTGAGAACTACTTTTAGCATCCGTGCTACTACCTAGAGCGACAGCTGCTCGCTGGGGGACGCCTGGCGCGGAATCCGGGTGGCGACCAGGGCGGCCCCAATCGCGGCCCCGGCCAGCAGGAGCAGCACCAGCTGCTGGGCCTGCAAGTACTCCGACGCGCCCCGCGGTGATCGGCCCAGGCGTCCGAAGTAGAGCATCGCCGCGACCGCAAATCCGATGGAGCACCCGACCTGCTGCATCGTCGGGAGCGCACCGGAGGCTGACCCGAGGTCACTCGGGGCGACGTCACGAATCACGGTCACCGGCAGCGGGGCGATGAAGACACCGACGCCCGCCCCGGCCAGCAGCAACGCCGGCCAGAGCAGCAGCAATGACCTCCAGCCACCGGCGCCCGGGATCAGCATCGCTGTTGCCAGCAGGGCCACTCCGAGTGCCAGGGCACCGGCCACGAGCAGCCATGAGTCGAAGCGCCGGAACAGACGAGGGGAGAGCGCCGCGAACCCCATCGCCCCCAGCGCCAGTGGCAGCGACATGACTGCACCCTGCGTCGGGGTGAGTCCGATCCCGAGCTGCAGAGTTAGCGACAGCGTGAAGACCAGCCCGGTGAAGACCCCATAGACGAGCAGCGCGAGAAGTGATCCCCAGCCGAAGCTCGGTCGCCGCAGCAGAGCTACCCGCAGCAGCGGGTCGCCACCCCGGCCGTCAAGACGAGCCTCGTGGCTCACGAAGCATGCGAGTACGAGCGGCGCGATGAGCAACGCAGCCAGCGAGTAAGTCCCCCAGCCGAGGCTGGTGCCGATGCTCAGGGCACCGACGAGGAGGAAGAGCCCGCAACCACAGAGGGCGGCTCCGGCCACGTCCGGCCGCGGCCGCGGCCGGACTCGCGACTCGGGGAGGCAACTCCGGCCGAGAACGAGAGCGACCAGCGCGAACGGGACGTTGATGAAGAAGATGAGCCGCCAGCCCCAGCCAGCGAGATTGAGACTGAGCAGCGCGGCGCCGACGTTCGGCCCGATGATGCTGGCGATGCCGGCGGTCGCACCATAGATGGCAAAAGCGGCCGTCCGGGTGGCCGGGGCGAATGTGGTCGCGATGAGCGCGACCGTCTGGGCCGCCATCAGCGCACCGGAGGCACCCTGCAGGAACCGGAGCGCGACGAGCTCTGACAGGTGATTGACGCAGCCGCAGGCGGCCGAGGTCGCGGCGAAGGCGGTGAGGCCGATGAGGAAGACCCGCCTGCGACCGTGACGGTCTCCGATCCGCGCCGCTGTGAGCAGAGAGCAGGCGAAGGTCAGGGTGTAGGCGATCGGGATGAGCTGAAGCGATCGAGCCGGGGCATGCAGGCCGGAACCTATGGCGGGGAGCGCGATGTTGACGCCAGTGACGTCGAGCATCTGCATGAAGACCGCGATCAGGCAGACACTCAGGGCGAGCCGACTGCGATACCCGTCGACCGGCGCCGCCGGGGGCGTGGCGACCTGGAGCACCGGTGACGACGACACGAGCCCGAGCTAGCCGACCCGGGAGGTCTCAAGGCGCCCAAGCGCCAGGTCGCCCGAGCTCATCGCGGTGATGCAATCCGGTGCCGGCGGATGGTAGTCCCCCTCGTCAACGACGCTCTGGAAGATCTCGTTGAGCTTGGCGAAGTAGAGGTCGATCGACCGCCCCGCCTGCTCGGTGTCCGGGTACAGAAAGATCGCGCTGGTGTGATCGGTGAATCGGTTGATCCACATGAAGACATCCTCGGAACTGCCCCGGCTGCCGAAGAGACCCACCTTCGCCGCCGCCAACTCCTCCTCGCCCGGCAACTTCCGCACGTCGACGTAGGAGATCATCGGGGCCGTCCAACCCGGCTTGGTGGTGATGCCGTGCTCCGGAGTCACCAACTCCAGCACCCGGTGGTAGGACGTGTCTCCCAACGCCTTCCCATCGACGAAGGCCTGCTGGGCCAGCGCGGCGAGCTGCAGGAACGAGGTCGCCCCAGCCACACTGAAATGGATCGGAATGAGGCTGGCGAACCAACCGATCGCCCCCCACTCGCCCGGCGTCGCGCGGGTGCTCTTCGGTGTGAGTCCGAGATACACCGACCGGCCGGTCAACTCGTACTGGGCCAGCGCAGCGGCCGCGAAGATCCCGCCGCTGAACTTGGCTCCGACGCCTTCGCAGGCCTCGTCGAAACGCGCGGCCCGGGCTGGGTCAAGCAGCGGATACGCCGTGTCGGCCGTGCGCGTGTAGCCATCCTCGCCAACACCAAGATCCAATGGGAAAGTAGGCAGATCCCCGCCGTTGGACTGGACGATATCGATCCAGCTCCGCACCGTCGGCGACTCCAGATCGAGCTCCGCACTGGCCGCACGCTCCCGCTGGCAGTACTCGACGTAGCTTCCCGGAGTGGGCAGGGCGCTCGCGGTCCGGGTCAGCGCGCTGGTGTACAGCTCGCGCAGCTCATAGATCGTGAGCGCCTGGGAGATACCGTCGGTCGCGATGTGGTCGATCGCTGCATACACCGTAAATCGTTCGGGTTGCTCGATCACACCGAACGTGAAGCACTCCCAGACGTCCGGGCCCGGCGTCGCGGCCTGAACGTGATCGCGGATGAGTTCCGGGTCGGTGAAGTCACCATGATCGGTCGGCGCGAGGTCCACCTCGGCTGCGTCGACGAGGTGCCGCCGCGATCCCTGCTCGCCGGTCGTGAACCAGGTCAGGAAGGTGTCATGACGGGTGACGAACGAGTTCACCGCCGAGGTCATGGCGTCGATGTCCAGCACTCCGACTATGTCGAAGGTGATCAGGCAGAGCCTGGAGAACCGAAAGCCAGAATGCCGATTGCGATAGGCCGACTCGAGGTAGGCCTCCTGAATGTGCGCGGGCGGAGTCGGATGTTCGGGGGCATTTCTGGCTGCTCGTCGCGACGCTTCGGTCGGCGCCCAGGAAATTAACCGCCCGGGAACTGGCATCCACCGGTCTACAAGCCCGAATTTGACCATGACTTTGTCCCCCGATTTCATCACTCAATGCCGAGGGCGACGGGTCGCCATTCATGAATTCCCTCGGGTAGGGCGAGAGTGTATGCGATCGGATCTCCCGAATTCAAGCACGAGATTTCGCGCCCCACTCGGGCAGAACTCCACTTCATTTCACCCTCGCCGGCCCGTCGCGGGAGTTGCCAGACCGCGCGCCCGCTTCGGCACCTAAGCTGACACCAGGTTGGCGACCGACCTCGGGAGTGCAGCGGCAGGGACCTCCCGACCGAGAAGTCTCCCGCGTCAGGCCAGCGTCTGGAGTCTCCGGGCAGTTCGCGGCATTTCTGGCGACTTACCGGCACAGAATGGACAGCCACTCACTACAAGCGCCCAGCCAGCCACCCAATGTGTTGCTGTTGTCAGTAGTACCGACATCGGTACTCGGTACTTTGGTACACATGTGCCGCACGTCACATTATCTGCCTTCGGTACCGCTTTCTTTCGCTCAAAAAGAGCCCTAACTTACGGAATGGTAAGACTCCTTACCGGCCGGTAACCTTCGGTCGCAAATCATGTACGGAAATGTTCAAAACCTGGGCCGGATGCCTCCGACCATCGACGCTTATTGGAATGCGGTCCAAGGGTGCTCAGTTCGGTTCCTCCTGCCTGCGTAATTGTGTGCTGGTGACGGGCGGTGATCGCTCGATTTGGTGCGTTGAATGGGCACCAGATCGGCGGCGGTTGCTCGCCTCAGCAATCTCTTCTACGACACCGGAGGCTCGGATGAGTGCGGGGCAGATTCGAATGCAAAATCACAGTCGGTTGCGGCTACTTTTAGCTGTAGTAACCGTCGCACTCAGCGCCGTCGCGGTCTGTGTAAATGCAGGTCTCCACCAGTCCGGCGCCGGCGCCGACACTGCCACGACTTTTCCGGTCCCGGCCAACGATCCGTTCTACGCCTCGCCGGCCAACCTCGCCGACCTACCCAATGGCAAGGTCATCCGGTGGCGCACGGTCCCGGCCAAGATCGCCTTTCTTGGCATCAACGTCCCGCTCACCGCGTGGCAACTGGCGTACCGCTCCAACGATGCCCATGATCAGCCCATCACCTCGGTGACCACGCTGCTGGTGCCCACCGCGAAGTACACCGGGAAGGCGGCCAGCCGCCCGCTCATCGCGTACCAGACGGCCGAGGACAGCACGGGATCTCAGTGCGCACCCTCGTACACCCTCGAGACCAACAGTTCGGTGCTCACCGGGCAGGAACAGTCACTCATGGCCGAAGCCCTGAACAAGGGCTTCGCCCTCGACGTGGCCGACTACGAAGGGCCGAACTCCGGCTTCCTGGTTGGACGTCAGGCCGCGCACATCGCCCTCGACGGCATCCGGGCGGCGCTGAGTTTCGCGCCGGCTGGATTCAACAGCAATACCCCGGTCGGTGCCTGGGGCTACTCCGGCGGCGGTCATGCGACGGCGTGGACGGCCGAACTCCAGCACAGCTATGCACCTGACCTGAAGATCCTGGGAATTGCCTTCGGCGGGGCACCGGCCAACCTGGAGAACTCCTACAAGCAACTCAACGGCGGGCCCTTCGTCGGGTTCATGCTCGGCGCAATCGTCGGGGTCAGCCATGGCTACCCGGAGTGGGATATCCAGTCCCAACTCAATGCGAAGGGCAAGGCCGTCTACGCGTCGGTCGACCAGAAGTGCACGGCCGACTTCGTGGTCAATGTCGCCTTCACCAACGTCAACGACCTGACCACGGTGCCGAACGGCATCGACCTGCCGCAGAACCAGGCGATCATCTCGCTGGACAACCTCGGCCAGAACATGCCGGTGGCGCCCATCTACGACTACTACTCACTCCTCGACGAGGCCATCCCGACCGCCGACTCGGTGGCCCTGATCAAGAAGTA
Coding sequences within it:
- a CDS encoding Major Facilitator Superfamily protein yields the protein MLQVATPPAAPVDGYRSRLALSVCLIAVFMQMLDVTGVNIALPAIGSGLHAPARSLQLIPIAYTLTFACSLLTAARIGDRHGRRRVFLIGLTAFAATSAACGCVNHLSELVALRFLQGASGALMAAQTVALIATTFAPATRTAAFAIYGATAGIASIIGPNVGAALLSLNLAGWGWRLIFFINVPFALVALVLGRSCLPESRVRPRPRPDVAGAALCGCGLFLLVGALSIGTSLGWGTYSLAALLIAPLVLACFVSHEARLDGRGGDPLLRVALLRRPSFGWGSLLALLVYGVFTGLVFTLSLTLQLGIGLTPTQGAVMSLPLALGAMGFAALSPRLFRRFDSWLLVAGALALGVALLATAMLIPGAGGWRSLLLLWPALLLAGAGVGVFIAPLPVTVIRDVAPSDLGSASGALPTMQQVGCSIGFAVAAMLYFGRLGRSPRGASEYLQAQQLVLLLLAGAAIGAALVATRIPRQASPSEQLSL
- a CDS encoding Condensation domain-containing protein: MVKFGLVDRWMPVPGRLISWAPTEASRRAARNAPEHPTPPAHIQEAYLESAYRNRHSGFRFSRLCLITFDIVGVLDIDAMTSAVNSFVTRHDTFLTWFTTGEQGSRRHLVDAAEVDLAPTDHGDFTDPELIRDHVQAATPGPDVWECFTFGVIEQPERFTVYAAIDHIATDGISQALTIYELRELYTSALTRTASALPTPGSYVEYCQRERAASAELDLESPTVRSWIDIVQSNGGDLPTFPLDLGVGEDGYTRTADTAYPLLDPARAARFDEACEGVGAKFSGGIFAAAALAQYELTGRSVYLGLTPKSTRATPGEWGAIGWFASLIPIHFSVAGATSFLQLAALAQQAFVDGKALGDTSYHRVLELVTPEHGITTKPGWTAPMISYVDVRKLPGEEELAAAKVGLFGSRGSSEDVFMWINRFTDHTSAIFLYPDTEQAGRSIDLYFAKLNEIFQSVVDEGDYHPPAPDCITAMSSGDLALGRLETSRVG
- a CDS encoding Secretory lipase, which codes for MSAGQIRMQNHSRLRLLLAVVTVALSAVAVCVNAGLHQSGAGADTATTFPVPANDPFYASPANLADLPNGKVIRWRTVPAKIAFLGINVPLTAWQLAYRSNDAHDQPITSVTTLLVPTAKYTGKAASRPLIAYQTAEDSTGSQCAPSYTLETNSSVLTGQEQSLMAEALNKGFALDVADYEGPNSGFLVGRQAAHIALDGIRAALSFAPAGFNSNTPVGAWGYSGGGHATAWTAELQHSYAPDLKILGIAFGGAPANLENSYKQLNGGPFVGFMLGAIVGVSHGYPEWDIQSQLNAKGKAVYASVDQKCTADFVVNVAFTNVNDLTTVPNGIDLPQNQAIISLDNLGQNMPVAPIYDYYSLLDEAIPTADSVALIKKYCSAGVQVIAQPVALSEHVTLGIIKTPDVLNFLDDRFNGKPVTGACKL